The Macadamia integrifolia cultivar HAES 741 unplaced genomic scaffold, SCU_Mint_v3 scaffold595, whole genome shotgun sequence nucleotide sequence ATTCTCTATTGGGGAGTGCGACTCCAACACTTATGTGTGGGCAATGGGATCGTACAAGAAAGCATCAATATAAGCgtcattttttcatttcatatagAATGGGGTAGTCATTTCCCCATATGTCTAAACGCAACAGGTCACAATCTCCCACAAAAACCATTTTccttactattattattttgtttatgcATATGAAAGGTAAATGATGCCGTGTTCTttaaaggaaaacaaaagaggGGAAAGGGGGGATGCCCTTTTAGTCGTGACTCGTGATATAAGTTCTTAAACACTAATCTTCAAGCTCTTCAAGGCTTGGAGAACTGGAACATAAGCCATCTTAATTCAACACCCATTATAGTGAAATATATGATttccacttttcttttcttttctttgttttttttttttttttttagcagaaTGTCTAGACCAACTTGTGTAGCTTTCTTTGTATTTATAATGGAACTGGTACAATAAGTCAGTTACACACTGCTAGATTGGGTTACCCGATGGGTATACCCGATTTCTTGTAGTGATCCTAGAGTCCCAGTGAGCCCTTTGCATATCATTGCAACACAGTCATCTTCACTAGGCATGAACCTTACATTCATGAATTGTAGGTGAACACAGTACTGTTAGTAATTAAGTTACCCGATGGGTAACGTCAATCCACCCGGGTCTAATCAGGTATTACCGAGTTGAGTGAGACCCAATTGCCTATATTGTAATTGTTTGGATAATTAATTAtctaaaacaattaaatttctAATTACATGACTGCTTGGATGATTAATAGTCTAAAGCCATAAGATTTTTATTAACTAGAGATCGGGCTTATGTTGTGTGGGTATGGTCCGATTTATAATCGATTGGTCTGACTTAGGCTTTAATTGAATTACCTATAACTATAATCAGAATAAATGGGTCTTAGACAAGCTATTGAACAATTTAACTCTTAGGGCTGCAAGAgaaaataccaataaaatgggcCTTAAAAGTTCTTAGAATGTCTTATTAACTTATGGGCATCAAATGTTCAGtttagaaaagaaggaaaaacagagACGAAtcctatttaaaaatatataaataaataataatagatgaagaaaaaagaagaaagaaacaaaattttcacGTGTTCTAAAGAAAAATAGTACAAAAATGTTTCTACGTTTGAAGAAACAtctttttacatttttgtttttaagttaGTATTTAGAAagcttttttgaggttcttaaTTAGTTTTTAGGCAAAAAATTGCTGAAGAAGCAAGCTACTTTTCTCAAAATGTTTCTAATGATTGATTATCTAATTTTAGCTACtcttgtaattttcccaaaatatttCTATATATGAAAAAGTAACCTTTATTGAATAATATATGATTGATTATCCAGATTTAGGTGATCcggtaattttcccaaaatatttCTATGCTTGAAGAAGCAAGCTACTTTTAAGTTAATAATTGAATATATTTCTAAATTTTCAATTCCTTATTACAAATAGGTTGTGACTATTTgcaattagaaaaataaaaaataaaaaatatatttaaaaaaaattaaagtaaaaaagattgaaaattttTGTTTAGGGTGGCCGATTTATAAAGCATGCGGTATAAGGAGTGCACCAATGAAGTGCAACTGAATAGTTTTATAAATAAGACGGTATGTAGTGAggtttaaatatatatatatatatatatatgtgtgtgtgtgtgagagagagagagagagagccttcCCCTACTATCAGAGAACTTTTTCGGAAAATTGTTTTACATATATTTGATtagaacaaaatagaaaagaaaatgtaatttAATTTGGCTGATTTTACTGTGGCAGAAAATTGCTATTGGGAGTTATAGAAGAGCCTAGTGTGTACTGATGTCGGGTAGATGCAAGTAAATTGTGTTGGTGTGTCCCTTGTGTAGGCTTTTGGGTACATAGTTTTAGTATATGATATAGAGATTGTTATTGGTATACCAATATTGATACTTATAATTGGTATTAGctacatgaaaaaaaataaaaaaataagaaaatagggTTCAAAACTGTTGCACTGAAACTATATCGAtctagtaaatatatatatatatatatatatatttcagttGCATCAGGTTAGGCCCTTTGGTGAAGAAAATATCTATAGCAAGAAGCCTCTCTTCCATTTTGTTTGGATCCTGTATTGTTTCATAATTTGCTTGGATTTATTCAAAGAGATAACACTTGATGTCTCATCAACTTGGACGTACTAGCACGTAAATGATGCAGACCAACAAGAAATAAGACAACAATGATGAtactatctaaaaaaaaattaataaattagaaaaaaattgaaggaagAAGACAAAAATTTCACGTGGTAGCTTATAAAGAATATGACAAAAATGTTTGGAGAAATTACAGGATTACTCAaatttaggtttaattttttGTATATCCCTTAACATAAACATTGGGTGAGTATTTTATAAACTAAAATccaattttatgtaatttttttaattttgtcaaaaaaattctATGTTTAAAGAAGCAGCATTTTGcagtttggactttggagtttGTTTCCAATTGGATAGGTTTTCAAGTTGTGAAGTGTTTATTACACTTAGGCTATGAATTAATGATTGTTCataaatagaaaaggaaaaaaagttatttaaaaacaaaagaaaaagaagagaaaagaaaaggaaaaattaagaGAGGGTTTTTCACCAATGTGATGCAACTGAACGATTTCATATATAATAGCGCAACGaagttattatatatatatatatatatatagtaataataattataataacgAACCTTCTCCTAGCCATTCAAAGATATTTTTCTAAATTCATTTTATATTTGTTtgattagaaaagaaaagaaaataaaattatatttgatTAATTTTACCATGGGAGAAAAATTTACTATTGGAAGTTATATTTGTTTGGAAGATTGTTTATATATGGATAATTCAATGGTTTTCTCGCGTATAAAAAAGCAATACTTTCAAGAATTAGAATATTTAAGAGATAGTTTTAGATTATTATATGTGTCTAAATGatatattaaatttattttataaaattaacttatttttttgaaaaacaaggATATTTGCAATGCTGACAACGAGTTGGGAATCTCATTATTGTGTGGTCCAACTTTTCATGAAGAATTTATATGATTAATTTATTGTTATGTATTATAATTTGGGTTCATCGGGTTTTCTAGGTGTCACAAAGGTAAGAACATCATTTCACTGTTTACTGTTCTATGTCTAGACGCAGAGTGTGTGAGCAAGGAATGTTCATTTCTCCAACAGTTATAACTTTACTGTTTTGCTCCTAATACAAGGACATGGTCCAATGATTGAGGAACTGATTATGTATATTCATAAAGACCCTCTCCTCTGCAACACcctcaatctctctcctcttgaccCTTGTGCAACTCCCCCATCCCCATTTCCTCCCAtgttcttcctcctcttcccctGCACAACCCAATTAATAATGAAGCAAAAACTACATCACCAATCATACAATTCAGGATTGTTTGCTTCAAATGCTTGGGTTCCGAACTTTTGACTCCccccatggatttagttattgaATCGGTATTTGATACTGAGATCGATTTAAGATCAGATCGAtatgttttgattatttttatatttatttttaaaaaaatatatattttctttacgATTTTATCCTTGAAATGATACTGATAATCAATCGGAATCAATCAGGTATTGATATTGATCTCAACCACCAATCGGATATGGGGTCCTTGGGATCATTTTAACATTTAGTtcctattattttctttcccatACTAAATGTTGAAGGGATATTTATACGCTGCCTGTTTATATTGCTATCTTACACACTAAGGCGTAAGCTAATAGCATGGGAAACCGTATATTtgataaggagagagaagaaaggcctacatatttaatgagaaaaaaaaaaaaaaNNNNNNNNNNNNNNNNNNNNAGGGGGGATGCCCTTTTAGTCGTGACTCGTGATATAAGTTCTTAAACACTAATCTTCAAGCTCTTCAAGGCTTGGAGAACTGGAACATAAGCCATCTTAATTCAACACCCACTAGGTATGAACCTTACATTCATGAATTGTAGGTGAACACAGTACTGTTAGTAATTAAGTTACCCAATAGGTAACGTCAATCCACCCAGGTTTAATCAGGTATTACCCAGTTGAGTGAGACCCAATTGCCTATATTGTAATTGTTTGGATAATTAATTAtctaaaacaattaaatttctAATTACATGACTGCTTGGATGATTAATAGTCTAAAGCCATAAGATTTTTATTAACTAGAGATCGGGCTTATGTTGTGTAGGTATGGTCCGATTTATAATCGATTGGTCTGACTTAGGCTTTAATTGAATTACCTATAACTATAATCAGAATAAATGGGTCTTAGACAAGCTATTGAACAGTTTAACTCTTAGGGCTGCAAGAgaaaataccaataaaatgggcCTTAAAAGTTCTTAGAATGTCTTATTAACTTATGGGCATCAAATGTTCAGtttagaaaagaaggaaaaacagagACGAAtcctatttaaaaatatataaataaataataatagatgaagaaaaaagaaaaaagaaacaaaattttcacGTGTTCTAAAGAAAAAGAGTACAAAAATGTTTCTACGTTTGAAGAAACAtctttttacatttttgtttttaagttaGTATTTAGAAAGCTTTTCTGAGGTTCTTAATTAGTTTTTAGGCAAAAAATTGCTGCCTGGCCGCATCGTCAGCACCAGCGTAGGGGTTAGGCAAGATCCACTGAGAAGTCACATAGATTCTCACAATGGGATCAAACAAGAAACCCATGAGGGGCCAACAAAGGGCTCATTATGCCACATTTATTGGAATACTATTAcgattattattactttttcaAGAAAATGGGAGGTAGGAGGGTTGAATCAGATACCTTTCCTAGACTTATGTTGGAACCCAATTGTCTAGATGCCTGTCACGAAGCTAGAAGCTCATCCCTACGATGTTCTTATTAGACTTACTGCTTAGGGCCTTAGGTTGTGATTGTTtgcaaatagagaagaaaaaaaaaattataaaaacaaaagaaaaattattgctTTTCCGAGCAAGTAGTAAAGAAGAGTGCATATTGTGCATTAATAAGATGTGTAATGGTACACATATATAGAAGGGTAGTAAAGTCATTTCATATGAAGAGGAGAGCGAAAGAGTGAGTGATTTCAGTATTGCTTTGGTTGTTTCCTTTTCgtaaatttcttcttcttctttttgccTTTTGGTTTTATACTCAAGAGCTAGTTCTACTTCCCATCACTTAGTAGTTATATATGTCTATATGATGCTTCcgatttatttaaaaaaaaaattaaattattgaAAAACAGGGATAAGTGATGCGAGTTAGGCATCTCATTATTGTGTGATCCCACCACCTTTCTTGAAGGTGGTTTGAtaattttctcaaaatgttTCTAATGATTGATTATCTAATTTTAGCTACtcttgtaattttcccaaaatatttCTATATATGAAAAAGTAACCTTTATTGAATAATATATGATTGATTATCCAGATTTAGGTGATCcggtaattttcccaaaatatttCTATGCTTGAAGAAGCAAGCTACTTTTAAGTTAATAATTGAATATATTTCTAAATTTTCAATTCCTTATTACAAATAGGTTGTGACTATTTgcaattagaaaaataaaaaataaaaaatatatttaaaaaaaaattaaagtaaaaaagattgaaaattttTGTTTAGGGTGGCCGATTTATAAAGCATGCGGTATAAGGAGTGCACCAATGAAGTGCAACTGAATAGTTTTATAAATAAGACGGTATGTAGTGAGgtttaaatatataaataaatatatgtgtgtgtgagagagagagagagagagagagagagagagccttcCCCTACTATCAGAGAACTTTTTCGGAAAATTGTTTTACATATATTTGATtagaacaaaatagaaaagaaaatgtaatttAATTTGGCTGATTTTACTGTGGCAGAAAATTGCTATTGGGAGTTATAGAAGAGCCTAGTGTGTACTGATGTCGGGTAGATGCAAGTAAATTGTGTGTTGATGTGTCCCTTGTGTAGGCTTTTGGGTACATAGTTTTAGTATATGATATAGAGATTGTTATTGGTATACCAATATTGATACTTATAATTGGTATTAGctacatgaaaaaaaataaaaaaataagaaaatagggTTCAAAACTGTTGCACTGAAACTATATCGAtctagtaaatatatatatatatatatatatatttcagttGCATCAGGTTAGGCCCTTTGGTGAAGAAAATATCTATAGCAAGAAGCCTCTCTTCCATTTTGTTTGGATCCTATATTGTTTCATAATTTGCTTGGATTTATTCAAAGAGATAACACTTGATGTCTCATCAACTTGGACGTACTAGCATACAAGAAATAAGACAACAATGATGAtactatctaaaaaaaaattgaaggaagAAGACAAAAATTTCACGTGGTAGCTTATAAAGAATATGACAAAAATGTTTGGAGAAATTACAGGATTACTCAaatttaggtttaattttttGTATATCCCTTAACATAAACATTGGGTGAGTATTTTATAAACTAAAATccaattttatataattttttaaattttgttaaaaaaattctaTGCTTAAAGAAGCAGCATTTTGcagtttggactttggagtttGTTTCCAAGTTAGTAATTGGATAGGTTTTCAAGTTGTGAAGTGTTTATTACACTTAGGCTATGAATTAATGATTGTTCATaaatagaaaagggaaaaaagttatttaaaaaaaaagaaaaagaagagaaaagaaaaagaaaaattattaagaGAGGGTTTTTCACCAGTGTGATGCAACTGAACGATTTCATGTATAATAGGGCAACGaagttattatatatatataataattataataatgaaCCTTCTCCTAGCCATTCAAAGATATTTTTCTAAATTCATTTTATATTTGTTTGattagaaaagaatagaaaataaaattatatttgatTAATTTTACCATGGGAGAAAAATTTACTATTGGAAGTTATATTTGTTTGGAAGATTGTTTATATATGGATAATTCAATGATTTTCTCGCGTATAAAAAAGCAATACTTTCAAGAATTAGAATATTTAAGAGATTGTTTTAGATTATTATATGTGTCTAAATGatatattaaatttattttataaaattaacttatttttttgaaaaacaaggATATTTGCAATGCTGACAACGAGTTGGGAATCTCATTATTGTGTGGTCCAACTTTTCATGAAGAATTTATATGATTAATTTATTGTTATGTATTATAATTTGGGTTCATCAGGTTTTCTAGGTGTCACAAAGGTAAGAACATCATTTTACTGTTCTATGTCTAGACGCAGAGTGTGTGAGCAAGGAATGTTCATTTCTCCAACAGTTTATAACTTTACTGTTTTGCTCCTAATACAAGGATATGGTCCAATGATTGAGGAACTGATTATGTATATTCATAGAGACCCTCACCTCTGCAACACcttcaatctctctcctctttaccagtgttatcaattcggccgaataattcgtgaattattcggtcAAAccgaattttttcaaattttatcaaaaattcgaaccgaatccgaattaaaaataaaattctttaaaattcgcgattttttcaaaagtgaatataaatcgcgaataattcggacagaatccgaattaaaccgaattattcggtccatttaaacattattttaaaaaaaaaacaataaaaaacaatttgaaaaaagaaaaaaaaaccaataagattttttgaccgcttttttgaccgaatccgtaaattaatcaatcgaattattccgaataattctccgcccgaataatttcCGAAtctgaatttgctaactatgctctTGACCCTTGTGCAACTCCCCCATCCCCATTTCCTCCCAtgttcttcctcctcttcccctGCACAACCCAATTAATAATGAAGCAAAAACTACAACACCAATCACACAATTCAGGATTGTTTGCTTCAAATGCTTGGGTTCCGAACTTTGACTCCccccatggatttagttattaAATCGGTATTTGATATTGAGATCGATTTAAGATCAGATCGATATGTTTcgattattttttatatttatttttttttaaaaaagtatatTTTCTTTACGATTTTATACTTGAAATGATACTGGCAATCAATCGGAATCAATCAGGTATTGATATTGATCTCAACCACCAATCGGATATGGGGTCTTTGGGATCATTTTAACATTtcctattattttctttcccatACTAAATGTTGAAGGGATATTTATACGCTGCCTGTTTATATTGCTATCTTACACACTAAGGCCTAAGCTAATAGCATGGGAAACCGTATATTTGATAAGGACAGAGAAGAAAGGCCTCCATAtttaatgaggaaaaaaaaaagcgaaaGATTGTAAGAGAGAGTTCTTGTTTTTGGGGGGCTGGGTGTCAAAAAGAGTCCCTAAATGGTGGAGAAACTTATTCAGGGTAAGAGAATATTATATTCGGTCTATGTAATAGGAATCTTCTTCTATTCATAGGATTGGTCCACTAAGTCACTACATCAACCATTTAATCATGCAATTACTCTCTTCCTTTAGCCTTTTGGATCTATTATTTGAATTAAGCAAGAGGGAGAGTGTTTCATACAATGCCCAAGTTTAAATTTGCATCTATAAGAGGAAGATGAACTGTCCAATTGAAGGCATTTATTGAGGAAATAAGGTGTGGGGTCTATTGGTAGAATGTGAGAAGACGTGTAGGtgtgggaaaaagaaccctaccAGTCTGAAGCAGGAAACGATTGGACGTTGTAAGAATGATCATACTGCCCCCCCCTCAtgcactgaagatgctcccGCATGCTGATGTTTCATGCTTCATATCGGTAGAGTTTTATTGTCCTTTTTTCAGGGGCACCCACCTCCAGGTCCTCCCAATCATCCATTGCTTGTTGGGCGAGTTgaggtgttggagaggatcttcacATGTTCATCTGACCTTTATCCCATGATTGGGAAGATTTATGAATACTTGTCCATGTGTTGGAGTGCGTAACCAAATCCTTCCAACCGAATTAGGGATTGAACATCCAACAAATTGGAGAAGAGCCGGATCAACCTTGCCTTCACCTCCCCATCTCCGATCAATTAAGCGTCCTAAACAAGGCCTGCTACAGACGATAGTACTGTTATTCCATTGCTACATGTACACTTTGGCTTTTCACGAAACAGCGATAGAGGCTTAGCCCCATCTTCTTTGTGGGGAGCGGATGTTCCAAACTCCTCTTCTCGCCTCCCCTCCTGCCCAGAGGCCcagacttctctctctctctctctctctctctctctctctctctctctctctctcacatcgCCTACTGTTGGTGGGGCCTACGTGTCACGTGAACGTTGGTTTAAGGTGGCTCTTTGTGAATCCCTGCAATCCCCTCTCCACCAATTATCCTCTATCTCCCACGTGGGACTCCTGGCCACACTCCACtgcatattatatatttttatctctctcttacAAGTTACAACTAATGTATACCCCCTCCGGATCGCTCCTTTCTATAATCTCTAACCATATGATTTCCTAATTTCTTCGACTCTTCACTTCTCTCAAGAGttccattcttctttcttccatagATCCTATTGGTCTGCAGGTTCTTCTTTCCTCTGTAAGAGTTAATAGGAACTCGACGATCAATATCATGGGGGACTCCTCTGCTTCATATATCCATATGGTAACAAGCAATTTATAAGATCTctgctttgattttttttttttttttccctgatacTTTGGTTTCTTGGGTTTGATCCTTGTAGCTGGGtttcattttatattatattaatatgTGCTTATGATCGATTGCCAATAGTTAATTGTTGGGATGGATTATTGATCTATTACAGGTGCAGCACCTGATCGAGAAGTGTCTTATCTTTCACATGACCAAAGAAGAGTGCATGGATGCTCTCTCTAAGCATGCAAACATAAAACCAGTCATCACCTCCACTGGTagaaacctctctctctctctctctctctctcgctctctctctctctctctctcacacacacacacaaacacaaagAGACAGAAGGGCTTAGGTTCTTACTTGTGAGCTAGATGCTTATGGAACATCAAAGTTAAAAAGATATAGTAGTTAGATGGGAATAATCTCGAGTTGAGTTACTATGTACATACACGTTAGGTGCCAACACTTGTCTCATTTGCTATCATTTAAAATGTGAAATAAAAGGTGAAAAGGGGTATTTAATATGGATGCAAAATTGACAAGTGTTGTTGGCACCTGATCCGTATGTGGAGAGGAACTGAACTCAACAATCTCACATCGGCTAACTTTGAGATTTTGGATAACTTCACATAGTAGTTTAGCTTCTCCACCTAATAGCTTAAACTTTTGGATTGAACACTTCAACAGTAATATGatttgtaataaaatatattaattttttttttttttaatcatgtaCATTTTTGGATGGTCCTTATTGAGGATAGTATGGaaggagctagagaaagagaacaagGAATTCTTCGAGGAGTACGCGAGAAGCAGAGGAGATCGAATGTCGGAAGAGGAGACAAGTCAAAAGATCCACAACATACTATCTGATCCCACCGCCGCAAGAGATTCAGACAACTAAGCCCTCTCGCTTGCTTCAATATGAAAACGATATCTAAATTTATCTTCCTTCCTTTCCATTCCAAGAAGATTGGATATAAGTGATGATGGCTCTTGGTTCAATCATTACTTAATATGATTACCCTAATTTCGTCTTACTAGTTCTACTTTGTACTAAATCCAATCTCAAAATTAAGAATTTTCCACTTCATGGTTTCTCGAAACATGTAATTGGAAATTCATGTGTACTACATGTTCTTTTGTAAAGCCTTGTCTaccaaaagggggaaaaaaaaaattattttcaaaattaagagTTAATTAATCAATATAAGTGAAGCAAATGAGATtgtgagaaggaagaaggagcgatcatctctctctctctctctctctctctctctcttatttcgtTATTAGCGGTGTACTGAGGTTGTTCTTTTAAGGTTGAAGGTGGTGTTGATACGTTGCTAAGATGTGGGAAAGCCTTAAACCCCACAGGCCTCAGCTCTGCTAGTGTAATTTATTGGTTCGTGATTAGTTGTTGTCAATAAGAACAAAGTAGTCCAAGTAATAAATGAAGAAACTAAATGGGACCTGCGGGGAGAGCtctgtgagtgtgtgtgtgtggtatGTGGGCTCACTAAGGCCAAACTCTCATCCTCTAGCACCGTCACAATCTCCCACTTTTCCCAAACtccctctctcgctctctctgcttttttctggttttaaaGGACAACTTGAGAACGATGTAACGATTAATTATCGACCATTCCTGATTAATCGGTTTTCATTTTCTGTGACTCCCcttggactctctctctctctctaagcatCTTATACGTTCTATTCACGTGCTTCAATCGAACAGGGTCCCTACAATCAGTGCTAAATGTGGAAAAATATAATTGAATTACGTCTTTATTGTTGGAGGGCGTTCCAGGTAGGATGTCATGTATTAAATCAGTTGCATGGATCTTTTTTAAGGttatatgggtattttggtaaatcTAATTTATATAATGCTGCTATGAATCTGTAGCGAGTATAATCTCTGAACAAGAGGAGACGTGAGGATGAGTGGCTTTAActctattttttattgttaGTAAAGCACTTCTCATCTCACATGGATGTAGGCAAAACAAacaattttcattcattttttgcatTATTTAAGGTTTTCGTTTGTACAAAGAatccaacccaaaaccttaagctAGATGTATTAAGTGGATAGTGTTCCTCAATTATAAGAAGGCACCTAAATATGTCAACAAACTGATGTGAGACTATAACTCGAACCATCTTAATAATACTCCATCCCCATCATTTGTAATTTATACGTACTAGTTCCAGACAAGGACAAACTCAACCATCTCAATAGTACTCCATACTCATCATTTATAATTTCTACATACTAGTTCCAGACAAGGACAAACGACATAATTAAGGAGGATAACAAAAGGATCTAAGCTTTGATAATGtacaaaaaccaaaacctaaaccaatgtagaaaagaatggaaatcaAAGGATTTATGTGGTTCGACAAAATTACCTACATCCATAATGAGATGAGATCTgattcactatcaatggagaatagagttacaattGTTCATCCCCATACATCTCTCATATTGCTTATATAGAAAAAACCCtaactacaaatatatagtgaaacccTATACAGGTAATTTACTAAAATATGGAATGTTAAAAGCCAGTTGGAATCAACCACATTTATACAAGcaacgaaatacaagacatcgtacctCAACTAGTgccatattaaatatatatccCATAAAGTACCACTTGGAGTCCAGCTCAAAAGCTTTAATTTATAGGCATTGAAAACACAATATGGTATATGAATACCATAAACAAACCAATGTGGAAATCGATATCTTTGATGGTTAATCTTACAGAATCTTCTGtcacctgaacattaaaattCAGACACAATAATACCTTCCATGGTTTCTCTTGTAAcattattttgattctttcacTGATGGCAATGTTGTAAGTGGGGACTAAGGACAATGATAGGTAGGCTTTATTCTCTACTCATGGTAATGCTAACGGTGGGGCTCAAGTCTTTTctacatttgatttttttgtttctcaaaCTGATGTGAGCTGAGACTATATAACTCCAACCATCTCGATCAATAGTACTCCATCCCCATCATTTATAGTTTCTACTTACGAGCTCTAGACATGGACAAACAATTTAATTAAGAAGGATAACAAAAGGATCAGAGCTTTGTAGAAAAAAGAGAACCTAAACAAatgcaaaaaataatgaaaaaatcacaaataaacAATCACATAATCAATCACAAGGATTTATGTGGAATCCTCTTAATTAAAGGCCCTTTGGAATCAGCCCCATGAATGCAACCAATGGAATACCAGACATCATATCGCAGAAAGtatcatattaaatatatagcccataaaatacaattttgtCATACTAAAGCTGTACCAAATCTCCTATGATATGGCTTTAATATGATTTGATATTCGTATTCAGTATCGattccaaattgacacccttacctacGAATCCTATAtattagagcaaacaccaagaaaatatGATATTAAACAGAtaatagatccgcacaacatagagatttaacgaggttcacacattggtgtggtgtgctacatcctcgggcgaagaagaaaatgtttcactatgcagaagagatatTACAACCAAGCAGTGGCCAGAAAACTCGTCCTggaaccctagctcgaaaatccccaaaaaaaatacaatga carries:
- the LOC122069380 gene encoding uncharacterized protein LOC122069380, with protein sequence MGDSSASYIHMVQHLIEKCLIFHMTKEECMDALSKHANIKPVITSTVWKELEKENKEFFEEYARSRGDRMSEEETSQKIHNILSDPTAARDSDN